A genome region from Micromonospora peucetia includes the following:
- a CDS encoding metallophosphoesterase family protein: protein MLNRVAVLSDIHGALPALEAVLAEPDVAAADLIVLTGDIAAGPQPVEVLDVLAGLGDRACWVRGNADRELVEARAGRPSRIDVSNWAAEQLRDDQVARLAALPLTVTMEIGGLGPVLFCHATPRDDEEVVLVDSRMERWTEVLADVPAEVGTVVCGHTHMPFTRLADRRLIVNPGSIGMPYGGPGAFWALLGPGVHLRRTPFDVEAACARVAAESGFPDAAAWADEYLRSQHSDADALAVFAPRDGR, encoded by the coding sequence ATGCTGAACCGGGTCGCTGTTCTCTCCGACATCCACGGTGCGCTGCCGGCGCTGGAGGCCGTACTGGCCGAGCCGGACGTCGCCGCCGCCGACCTGATCGTGCTCACCGGCGACATCGCGGCCGGTCCGCAGCCGGTCGAGGTGCTGGACGTGCTCGCCGGGCTCGGCGACCGGGCCTGCTGGGTGCGGGGCAACGCGGACCGCGAGCTGGTGGAGGCACGGGCCGGCCGCCCTTCCCGGATCGACGTCTCCAACTGGGCGGCGGAGCAGCTCCGCGACGACCAGGTGGCCCGGTTGGCGGCGCTGCCGCTGACGGTGACCATGGAGATCGGCGGCCTCGGCCCGGTGCTGTTCTGCCACGCTACCCCCCGTGACGACGAGGAGGTCGTGCTCGTCGACTCCCGGATGGAACGGTGGACGGAGGTGCTGGCCGACGTGCCGGCCGAGGTGGGGACGGTCGTCTGCGGGCACACCCACATGCCGTTCACCCGGCTGGCCGACCGCCGGCTGATCGTCAACCCGGGCAGCATCGGGATGCCCTACGGTGGCCCCGGCGCCTTCTGGGCGCTCCTCGGGCCCGGGGTGCACCTGCGGCGCACCCCCTTCGACGTGGAGGCCGCCTGCGCCCGGGTGGCCGCCGAGTCGGGCTTTCCCGACGCCGCCGCGTGGGCGGACGAATACCTGCGCTCCCAGCACAGCGACGCCGACGCGCTCGCGGTGTTCGCCCCGCGCGACGGCCGCTGA
- a CDS encoding Crp/Fnr family transcriptional regulator: MDEVLARSGIFQGVDPEAAEALAKEMETLEARKGEIVFNEGEPGDSLYILLSGKIKVGRRAADGRQNLIAVMGPSDMVGELSLFDPGPRTATATAVTDTRLVRLRKQSLRPWLNNRPEIAEQLLRVLARRLRRTNDSLADLIFTDVPGRVAKNLLQMAGRFGTRDGGVLRVTHDLTQEEIAQLVGASRETVNKALADFASRGWLRLDGKSIIILDPERLARRARV; this comes from the coding sequence ATGGATGAGGTACTGGCCCGCAGTGGAATCTTCCAGGGCGTCGACCCGGAGGCTGCCGAAGCGCTCGCCAAGGAGATGGAGACGCTGGAGGCCCGCAAGGGCGAGATCGTCTTCAACGAGGGCGAGCCCGGCGACAGTCTCTACATCCTGCTGTCCGGCAAGATCAAGGTAGGTCGGCGAGCCGCCGACGGCCGGCAGAATTTGATCGCGGTCATGGGCCCGTCGGACATGGTCGGTGAGCTGTCGCTCTTCGACCCCGGCCCACGTACGGCGACCGCCACCGCGGTCACCGACACCCGGTTGGTGCGGCTGCGCAAGCAGTCCCTTCGCCCGTGGCTGAACAACCGGCCGGAGATCGCCGAGCAGCTGCTCCGGGTGCTGGCCCGCCGGCTGCGACGGACGAACGACTCGCTGGCCGACCTGATCTTCACCGACGTGCCCGGCCGCGTCGCCAAGAACCTGCTCCAGATGGCCGGCCGCTTCGGCACCCGCGACGGCGGCGTGCTGCGGGTGACCCACGACCTCACCCAGGAGGAGATCGCCCAGCTCGTCGGCGCCTCCCGGGAGACGGTCAACAAGGCACTCGCCGACTTCGCCTCGCGTGGCTGGCTGCGCCTGGACGGCAAGAGCATCATCATCCTCGATCCGGAGCGCCTGGCCCGCCGAGCCCGCGTCTGA
- a CDS encoding adenosylcobinamide amidohydrolase, translating to MLSEPVLTARRENGRDVPLLVWRADRPLRAVSSAPLGGGIGVRHWVVNATVPMSYDRDDPADHLAELADRLDLDGPGVGLLTGVDVAELVARTDTGVRVWATVGLGTPVRAAEPAPAALAQRVGTVNIVVYVPARLGDAALVNAVATATEAKVQAIAELGVPGTGTPTDAVTVLCPVDGPESAYGGPRSTWGAPLARAVHAAVTAGGGVGTVVPWSDRPAS from the coding sequence GTGCTGAGTGAACCCGTGCTGACCGCCCGTCGCGAGAACGGTCGGGACGTCCCGCTGTTGGTCTGGCGCGCCGACCGCCCGCTGCGCGCGGTCAGTTCCGCGCCGCTGGGCGGCGGGATCGGCGTCCGGCACTGGGTCGTCAACGCGACCGTGCCCATGTCGTACGACCGGGACGATCCCGCCGACCACCTGGCCGAACTGGCCGACCGGCTCGACCTCGACGGGCCCGGGGTGGGCCTGCTGACCGGGGTGGACGTCGCCGAGCTGGTCGCCCGGACGGACACCGGCGTGCGGGTCTGGGCGACGGTCGGCCTGGGCACCCCGGTCCGGGCGGCGGAGCCCGCCCCGGCGGCGCTGGCCCAGCGGGTCGGCACCGTCAACATCGTGGTGTACGTCCCGGCCCGGCTCGGCGACGCCGCCCTGGTCAACGCGGTGGCCACGGCCACCGAGGCGAAGGTGCAGGCGATCGCGGAACTGGGCGTGCCGGGCACCGGCACCCCGACCGACGCGGTCACCGTCCTCTGCCCGGTCGACGGCCCGGAGTCGGCGTACGGCGGACCGCGCTCCACCTGGGGCGCCCCGCTGGCCCGGGCCGTGCACGCCGCGGTGACGGCCGGCGGCGGCGTGGGCACCGTGGTCCCGTGGTCGGACCGACCGGCAAGCTGA
- a CDS encoding CapA family protein: MYAAASPPRRRAAVALGALLAVLLTAGCGGPDSGADAVWETGAGGGDTGTPVRSGEPTKPAEQAISLSATGDIIIGNAPNRLPPNGGKGFFDSVEKALAADLVMGNLEEPLTVDTGTGKCGPNSTRCFQFRAPPEYAAHLRDAGFDLLNQANNHGYDFGPKGYENTQKALEKYDLAHTGAPDQITVVDVKGVKVAVAGFSSYVWSNSLTNIAAAKKVITKAAGMADVVVVQVHMGGEGSEKTRVRPGTEMFLGENRGDPVKFSKAMIDAGADLIVGHGPHVLRGMEFYKGRLIAYSLGNFAGGGNSLSNAGRLGWGGVLKVSLKPDGSWAGGSFASTYMNSIGKPTMDRDDRGLGLLKQLTKSDFPETGAGFDDSGAISAPQGG; encoded by the coding sequence ATGTACGCTGCCGCCTCCCCTCCGCGTCGCCGCGCCGCAGTCGCCCTCGGCGCGCTGCTCGCCGTCCTGCTCACCGCCGGCTGCGGGGGTCCCGATTCCGGGGCCGACGCCGTCTGGGAGACCGGCGCGGGTGGTGGTGACACCGGCACCCCGGTCCGCTCGGGCGAGCCCACGAAGCCCGCCGAGCAGGCGATCTCGCTCTCGGCGACCGGCGACATCATCATCGGCAACGCGCCGAATCGGCTGCCCCCCAACGGCGGGAAGGGCTTCTTCGACTCGGTCGAGAAGGCGCTCGCCGCCGACCTGGTGATGGGCAACCTGGAGGAGCCACTCACCGTCGACACCGGCACCGGCAAGTGTGGCCCGAACTCGACCCGCTGCTTCCAGTTCCGGGCCCCGCCCGAGTACGCCGCGCACCTGCGCGACGCCGGCTTCGACCTGCTCAACCAGGCCAACAATCACGGCTACGACTTCGGCCCGAAGGGCTACGAGAACACCCAGAAGGCGCTGGAGAAGTACGACCTCGCGCACACCGGGGCGCCCGACCAGATCACCGTGGTCGACGTCAAGGGGGTCAAGGTCGCGGTCGCCGGCTTCTCGTCGTACGTCTGGTCCAACAGCCTCACCAACATCGCTGCGGCGAAGAAGGTGATCACCAAGGCGGCCGGCATGGCCGACGTGGTCGTGGTGCAGGTGCACATGGGCGGCGAGGGCTCCGAGAAGACGCGGGTGCGGCCGGGCACCGAGATGTTCCTCGGCGAGAACCGGGGCGACCCGGTCAAGTTCTCCAAGGCGATGATCGACGCCGGGGCGGATCTGATCGTCGGGCACGGCCCGCACGTGCTGCGCGGCATGGAGTTCTACAAGGGCCGGCTGATCGCGTACAGCCTGGGCAACTTCGCCGGCGGGGGCAACTCGCTGAGCAACGCCGGCCGGCTCGGCTGGGGCGGGGTGCTCAAGGTGTCGCTGAAGCCGGACGGCAGCTGGGCCGGCGGCTCGTTCGCCTCGACGTACATGAACTCCATCGGCAAGCCGACCATGGACCGCGACGACCGTGGGCTCGGCCTGTTGAAGCAGTTGACCAAGAGTGACTTCCCGGAGACCGGCGCCGGGTTCGACGACTCCGGCGCGATCAGCGCGCCGCAGGGCGGCTGA
- the nth gene encoding endonuclease III, translating into MTTSSSGFTETDLGRTRRARRIGRALTDTHPDAHCELDHSNPLELAVATILSAQCTDKKVNEVTPKLFARYPRAADYAGADRAELEELIRPTGFYRNKTDSLIKLGQALVERYDGRIPGKLADLVTLPGIGRKTANVILGNAFDVPGITVDTHFQRLVQRWRLTAETDPVKIEHAIGALFPRRDWTMLSHRIIFHGRRVCHARKPACGACTLVKLCPSYGTGPTDPAAAAKLLKGPRARDLAVAAGVDPELVPVQAVVAEAP; encoded by the coding sequence GTGACCACGAGCTCTTCCGGCTTCACCGAGACCGATCTCGGGCGCACCCGTCGCGCCCGCCGGATCGGCCGGGCGCTGACCGACACCCACCCCGACGCGCACTGTGAACTGGACCACTCCAACCCCCTGGAGCTGGCCGTCGCGACGATCCTCTCCGCGCAGTGCACGGACAAGAAGGTCAACGAGGTCACCCCGAAGCTCTTCGCCCGCTACCCGAGGGCCGCCGACTACGCGGGGGCGGACCGGGCGGAGCTGGAGGAGTTGATCCGGCCCACCGGCTTCTACCGCAACAAGACCGACTCGCTGATCAAGCTCGGCCAGGCCCTCGTGGAGCGGTACGACGGCCGGATCCCGGGCAAGCTCGCCGACCTGGTGACGCTGCCCGGCATCGGCCGCAAGACCGCCAACGTCATCCTCGGCAACGCCTTCGACGTCCCCGGGATCACGGTCGACACCCACTTCCAGCGGCTGGTCCAGCGCTGGCGGCTGACCGCCGAGACCGACCCGGTCAAGATCGAGCACGCGATCGGGGCGCTCTTCCCCCGGCGCGACTGGACCATGCTGTCGCACCGGATCATCTTCCACGGCCGGCGGGTCTGCCACGCCCGCAAGCCGGCCTGCGGCGCGTGCACGCTGGTGAAACTCTGCCCCTCGTACGGCACCGGCCCGACCGACCCGGCGGCGGCCGCGAAGCTGCTCAAGGGCCCCCGGGCCCGGGACCTGGCGGTGGCGGCCGGGGTCGACCCGGAACTGGTGCCGGTCCAGGCCGTCGTGGCGGAGGCACCGTGA
- a CDS encoding TlpA family protein disulfide reductase: MNRRLAALLVPVLLAVAGCTAGTEEKDPGPSDRQQAAANRPSPFQDCSALGTPPASAAPAPPSGAGGQALPELTLNCFTGGAPVALRDVRGPAVINVWASWCPPCRKELPAFQRLSERAAGRLHVIGVNNQDSREAAKGAGEDFGLRFPVLFDQGESFKRALRAKGIPVTVFVDGQGRVRHVDSSGALDDARLAELVRQHLGLTVPT, translated from the coding sequence ATGAACCGCCGACTTGCCGCCCTGCTGGTGCCCGTGCTGCTGGCCGTCGCGGGGTGTACCGCCGGCACCGAGGAGAAGGACCCGGGCCCGTCCGACCGGCAGCAGGCCGCCGCCAACCGGCCGTCGCCCTTCCAGGACTGCTCCGCCCTCGGTACGCCACCCGCGTCCGCCGCACCGGCCCCCCCGTCCGGGGCCGGGGGGCAGGCGTTACCCGAGCTGACCCTGAACTGCTTCACCGGCGGTGCCCCGGTCGCCCTGCGGGACGTGCGCGGCCCTGCGGTGATCAACGTCTGGGCCTCCTGGTGCCCGCCCTGCCGCAAGGAACTGCCCGCCTTCCAGCGGCTCAGCGAGCGGGCCGCCGGCCGGCTGCACGTCATCGGGGTCAACAACCAGGACAGCCGCGAGGCCGCGAAGGGGGCCGGTGAGGACTTCGGCCTCCGCTTCCCCGTCCTGTTCGACCAGGGCGAGTCGTTCAAACGGGCGCTCAGAGCCAAGGGCATCCCCGTGACCGTCTTCGTCGACGGGCAGGGCCGCGTCCGGCACGTCGACTCCTCCGGCGCCCTGGACGACGCCCGCCTGGCGGAGCTCGTCCGCCAGCACCTCGGCCTGACGGTGCCAACGTGA
- a CDS encoding NUDIX hydrolase, translating into MSRRPPGWLDPLVTRLGSARSEDFTRLVTPESGGRESAVLVLLGEQPDTGPDVLILQRAATLRNHAGQPAFPGGAADPEDADVRATALREANEEVGLDPASVTVMAELPKLWIPVSDFVVTPVLAWWHDPHPVHPREPAEVAHVARLPVTELIDPANRMRVRHPSGWIGPAFSARGMLVWGFTAGVLSALLEMGGWARPWPRDRVVELPPTGAAPAPSAGTDAVDETPVR; encoded by the coding sequence GTGAGCCGCCGGCCGCCGGGCTGGCTCGACCCGCTGGTGACCCGGCTCGGCAGCGCGCGCAGCGAGGACTTCACCCGGCTGGTCACCCCCGAGAGCGGAGGGCGGGAGAGCGCGGTGCTGGTGCTGCTCGGCGAGCAGCCCGACACGGGCCCGGACGTGCTGATCCTCCAGCGGGCGGCCACCCTGCGCAACCACGCCGGCCAGCCCGCCTTCCCCGGCGGCGCGGCCGACCCCGAGGACGCCGACGTCCGGGCGACCGCGCTGCGCGAGGCGAACGAGGAGGTCGGCCTCGACCCGGCCAGCGTCACCGTCATGGCGGAGCTGCCGAAGCTCTGGATCCCGGTCAGCGACTTCGTGGTCACCCCCGTGCTCGCCTGGTGGCACGACCCGCACCCGGTGCATCCCCGGGAGCCGGCCGAGGTGGCACACGTGGCCCGGCTGCCCGTCACCGAGCTGATCGACCCGGCGAACCGGATGCGGGTCCGCCACCCGAGTGGTTGGATCGGTCCGGCCTTCTCGGCGCGCGGGATGCTGGTCTGGGGGTTCACCGCCGGGGTGCTGTCCGCCCTGCTGGAGATGGGCGGTTGGGCCCGGCCGTGGCCGCGCGACCGGGTCGTGGAGCTGCCGCCGACCGGGGCCGCCCCGGCACCCTCGGCCGGCACCGACGCGGTCGACGAGACCCCGGTGCGCTGA
- a CDS encoding MarP family serine protease: MSAVDLVLLLLMLVFAISGYRQGFVIGVLSFSGFFLGALVGLQVGPLLAQQFVASGTRVLISLVAIFGLAVVGQALAGWIGSHLRKTITNDVVKRVDDIGGAFVSLFAVLLVAWLVAVPLGSSSLPWLASSVRNSALLTVVDRVLPDQAQQLSTALRDTVDTNGFPDVFGDLAPTRARQVSPPDPALAGSQVVVNSQRSVVKVLGSAPSCSRRIEGSGFVYADDRVMTNAHVVAGTRSTVIELNGDRYDSKVVVYDPDRDLAVLHVPGLPGPSMRFAAGNAGSGADAIVLGFPLDGPYNAQSARIRDVDRITGPDIYSAGNVTREVYTIRALVQSGNSGGPLVSSNGLVLGVIFAAAADDPNTGFAVTAAEARPVALAGAERTRAVGTGECT, translated from the coding sequence GTGTCCGCCGTGGATCTCGTACTGCTGCTGCTCATGCTCGTGTTCGCGATCAGCGGATACCGCCAGGGGTTCGTCATCGGGGTGCTGTCGTTCTCCGGGTTCTTCCTGGGCGCGCTGGTGGGACTCCAGGTGGGGCCGCTGCTGGCCCAGCAGTTCGTCGCCAGCGGCACCCGGGTGCTGATCTCCCTGGTGGCGATCTTCGGGCTGGCGGTGGTCGGTCAGGCGCTCGCCGGCTGGATCGGTTCCCACCTGCGCAAGACGATCACCAACGACGTCGTCAAGCGGGTCGACGACATCGGCGGGGCGTTCGTCTCGCTCTTCGCCGTGCTGCTGGTCGCCTGGCTCGTCGCGGTGCCGCTCGGCTCGTCGTCGCTGCCCTGGCTGGCATCCTCGGTACGCAACAGCGCGCTGCTCACCGTGGTCGACCGGGTCCTGCCCGACCAGGCGCAGCAGCTCTCCACGGCGCTGCGGGACACCGTCGACACCAACGGCTTCCCCGATGTCTTCGGCGACCTGGCACCCACCCGGGCCCGGCAGGTGTCCCCGCCCGACCCGGCGCTCGCCGGCTCACAGGTGGTGGTCAACAGCCAGCGTTCGGTGGTCAAGGTGCTCGGCTCCGCCCCGAGTTGTTCGCGCCGGATCGAGGGCTCCGGCTTCGTCTACGCCGACGACCGGGTGATGACCAACGCCCACGTCGTCGCCGGCACCCGATCCACCGTCATCGAGCTCAACGGCGACCGGTACGACAGCAAGGTGGTCGTCTACGACCCCGACCGGGACCTGGCCGTGCTGCACGTCCCCGGGCTGCCCGGTCCGTCGATGCGTTTCGCCGCCGGCAACGCGGGCAGCGGCGCGGACGCGATCGTGCTGGGCTTTCCGCTCGACGGGCCGTACAACGCCCAGTCGGCGCGGATCCGGGACGTCGACCGGATCACCGGGCCGGACATCTACTCCGCCGGCAACGTGACCCGGGAGGTCTACACGATCCGCGCGCTCGTGCAGAGCGGCAACTCCGGCGGCCCGCTGGTCTCCTCGAACGGACTGGTGCTCGGTGTGATCTTCGCGGCGGCGGCCGACGACCCGAACACCGGTTTCGCGGTGACCGCGGCCGAGGCCCGTCCGGTGGCCCTGGCCGGAGCCGAGCGCACCCGCGCCGTCGGCACCGGCGAGTGCACCTGA
- a CDS encoding phosphatase PAP2 family protein → MSRSGPRTLAAPPRSTWRGRRLHPDDARGLRLTLAAGAAFLVAVPFTLLAVLVLGDWSPLRRLDTAVTDALAGHAADHPAWVRLLTLWTDVFAPMPLRVGALLLVLWLVRRGARQLAVWVAVTITVGGLLSPLLKLLFGRPRPDLPDPVAEAPGLAFPSGHALNAALAAGVLLVVFLPYARPVARRVLWSAALLLALVTGFSRVALGVHWTSDVLAGWLLGAAVVAATAAALTVWRAVPAGRPAPEGHGPAAGVGS, encoded by the coding sequence ATGAGCCGGTCCGGCCCACGTACCCTCGCCGCCCCGCCACGATCCACGTGGCGGGGCCGCCGCCTGCACCCGGACGACGCCCGGGGCCTCCGGCTGACCCTCGCCGCGGGGGCCGCGTTCCTGGTGGCGGTGCCGTTCACGCTGCTGGCGGTACTGGTCCTGGGAGACTGGTCCCCGCTGCGCCGGCTGGACACGGCGGTCACCGACGCGCTGGCCGGCCACGCCGCCGACCACCCGGCGTGGGTACGCCTGCTGACCCTCTGGACCGACGTGTTCGCCCCGATGCCGCTACGCGTCGGGGCCCTGCTCCTGGTCCTCTGGCTGGTCCGTCGGGGTGCCCGGCAGCTGGCGGTCTGGGTGGCCGTCACCATAACGGTCGGTGGCCTGCTCAGCCCGCTGCTCAAGCTGCTCTTCGGTCGGCCCCGGCCGGACCTGCCCGACCCGGTGGCCGAGGCGCCCGGCCTGGCCTTCCCGTCCGGGCACGCGCTCAACGCCGCCCTCGCCGCCGGGGTGCTGCTGGTGGTCTTCCTCCCGTACGCCCGCCCGGTCGCGCGCCGGGTGCTCTGGTCGGCCGCCCTGCTGCTCGCCCTGGTGACCGGGTTCAGCCGGGTGGCCCTCGGCGTGCACTGGACCAGCGACGTGCTGGCCGGCTGGCTGCTCGGCGCGGCCGTGGTGGCCGCGACCGCCGCCGCCCTCACCGTCTGGCGGGCCGTCCCGGCCGGCCGGCCGGCACCCGAGGGTCACGGGCCGGCGGCAGGCGTCGGGAGCTGA
- the mycP gene encoding type VII secretion-associated serine protease mycosin, producing the protein MTTVRHSCPPAVRRIAGRTLLGMAAVVVSVAGPVTAADAAPRQPAARPVLHQTATVVLAAPDSKNRPDQVRDEQWQLDMLRAKSAWRSSTGRGVTVAVIDSGVDAAHPDLAGQVLPGLDLVAPRGSAGDPDPVGHGTTVAGLIAGRSDDKRGAVGLAPDARILPVRVLDAENRYDDALIVAKGVRWAVDNGARVINLSLGGSGDSPALAAALDYAFVRDVVVVACTGNLGASSDSKVWYPAREPGVIAVAGSERDSDNLWSGSITGRATVLTAPATGLVGARPGGYWRVQGTSFAAPLVAATAALVRARYPEMSAGDVVNRLLSTARDIGPTGRDDRFGYGMVDPVAALDAEVSSVGRNPLDDQSSPGVVGFGPAPGSTQPDVARVGGDPLGFTAPRQQSRWAAQPAGGHEESTPEQLWTGAAFFVAVLAGAALMVRRFRRWTPLASPVDGPDRV; encoded by the coding sequence GTGACGACCGTGCGGCACAGCTGTCCGCCAGCGGTTCGGCGGATCGCCGGACGTACGTTGCTCGGCATGGCGGCCGTCGTCGTGTCCGTCGCGGGTCCGGTCACGGCGGCCGACGCCGCTCCTCGGCAGCCCGCCGCCCGACCGGTCCTCCACCAGACGGCCACCGTCGTCCTCGCGGCCCCCGACAGCAAGAACCGCCCCGACCAGGTCCGCGACGAGCAGTGGCAGCTCGACATGTTGCGGGCGAAGAGCGCGTGGCGCAGTTCGACCGGGCGGGGAGTCACCGTCGCGGTGATCGACTCAGGCGTGGACGCCGCCCATCCCGACCTGGCCGGCCAGGTGTTGCCCGGCCTCGACCTGGTCGCACCCCGGGGCTCGGCCGGCGATCCCGATCCGGTCGGCCACGGCACCACGGTGGCCGGTTTGATCGCCGGCCGCAGCGACGACAAGCGGGGGGCCGTCGGCCTGGCGCCGGACGCCCGGATCCTCCCGGTCCGCGTCCTCGACGCCGAGAACCGCTACGACGACGCGCTGATCGTCGCCAAGGGCGTGCGCTGGGCCGTCGACAACGGCGCCCGCGTGATCAACCTGTCTCTCGGCGGCAGCGGCGACAGCCCCGCCCTGGCGGCGGCGCTCGACTACGCCTTCGTCCGGGACGTCGTCGTGGTGGCCTGCACCGGCAACCTGGGCGCCTCGTCCGACTCGAAGGTCTGGTACCCGGCGCGTGAGCCGGGCGTCATCGCGGTCGCCGGGTCGGAGCGCGACAGCGACAACCTCTGGTCCGGTTCGATCACCGGGCGGGCCACCGTGCTCACCGCCCCCGCCACCGGCCTGGTCGGGGCCCGGCCGGGCGGCTACTGGCGGGTGCAGGGCACCAGCTTCGCGGCACCGCTGGTCGCCGCCACCGCCGCGCTGGTGCGGGCCCGCTACCCGGAGATGTCCGCCGGCGACGTGGTCAACCGGCTGCTCAGCACCGCCCGCGACATCGGCCCGACCGGCCGGGACGACCGCTTCGGGTACGGCATGGTCGACCCGGTCGCCGCGCTGGACGCCGAGGTGAGTTCGGTGGGCCGCAACCCGCTGGACGACCAGTCCTCGCCGGGCGTGGTCGGGTTCGGCCCGGCACCGGGGTCGACTCAGCCCGACGTCGCGAGGGTCGGCGGTGACCCGCTCGGCTTCACCGCCCCGCGCCAGCAGTCCCGGTGGGCGGCGCAGCCGGCGGGCGGGCACGAGGAGAGCACGCCGGAGCAGTTGTGGACCGGGGCAGCGTTCTTCGTCGCCGTGCTGGCCGGGGCGGCGCTGATGGTGCGCCGGTTCCGCCGGTGGACCCCGCTGGCCTCGCCGGTGGATGGCCCGGACCGGGTCTGA